One genomic window of Burkholderia diffusa includes the following:
- the aroE gene encoding shikimate dehydrogenase, which yields MNAAASTSNADRYVVFGNPVAHSKSPFIHAQFAAQTGEAIVYEHRLAPVDGFEAAVRAFIAEGGRGANVTVPFKLDAHALADTLSPRAAAAGAVNTLRIEADGSIYGDNTDGVGLVRDIESNLGVSLAGARILLLGAGGAARGVVLPMLERAPLSITIVNRTASKAEALVGQFSQAAHDAGCVLSGGGPDTVRAEPYDVIVNATAGSLDAAVPECDAAAFGAHTLAYDMMYGAQPTVFMQHAASLGARTADGLGMLVEQAAESFFIWRGVRPDGAPVLAALRQALAAA from the coding sequence ATGAATGCAGCCGCGTCCACGAGCAACGCCGACCGCTACGTGGTGTTCGGCAATCCGGTGGCGCACAGCAAGTCGCCGTTCATCCACGCGCAGTTCGCCGCGCAGACGGGCGAGGCGATCGTCTACGAGCACCGGCTCGCGCCGGTCGACGGTTTCGAGGCCGCCGTGCGCGCCTTCATTGCCGAAGGCGGCCGCGGCGCGAACGTGACGGTGCCGTTCAAGCTCGACGCGCATGCGCTGGCCGACACGCTGTCGCCGCGCGCGGCGGCGGCCGGCGCGGTGAACACGCTGCGCATCGAAGCCGACGGCAGCATCTACGGCGACAATACGGACGGCGTCGGCCTCGTGCGCGACATCGAATCGAACCTTGGCGTGTCGCTCGCGGGCGCGCGCATCCTGCTGCTCGGTGCGGGCGGCGCGGCGCGTGGCGTCGTGCTGCCGATGCTCGAGCGCGCGCCGCTGTCGATCACGATCGTGAACCGCACGGCGAGCAAGGCCGAGGCGCTCGTCGGCCAGTTTTCGCAGGCGGCGCACGATGCGGGCTGCGTGCTGTCGGGCGGCGGCCCGGATACCGTGCGAGCGGAACCGTACGACGTGATCGTCAACGCGACGGCCGGCAGCCTCGACGCGGCGGTGCCGGAGTGCGACGCGGCCGCGTTCGGCGCGCACACGCTCGCATACGACATGATGTACGGCGCGCAGCCGACCGTGTTCATGCAGCACGCGGCGTCGCTCGGCGCGCGCACGGCCGACGGGCTCGGCATGCTGGTCGAGCAGGCGGCCGAATCGTTCTTCATCTGGCGCGGCGTGCGGCCGGACGGCGCACCGGTGCTGGCCGCGCTGCGCCAGGCGCTCGCGGCGGCCTGA
- the mtgA gene encoding monofunctional biosynthetic peptidoglycan transglycosylase encodes MVAVSSTQRTRTVSPTRWIVYAGSVFAGAWLATQLFYLAQIALWSFINPGSTAFMRTDAWWLSRDNPPARIQHQWVPYDQISRNLKRALIASEDSTFATNNGYDVDAILQAWEKNKARGRIVAGGSTITQQLARNLFLSREKSYIRKGQELIITWMLETVLDKERIFEIYLNSVEWGRGVYGAEAAARYYYRIPASRLGAWQSARLAVMLPKPRWFDAHRGSAYQAQRAAVIARRMGAAELPQSQ; translated from the coding sequence GTGGTGGCGGTAAGCAGCACGCAGCGCACGCGGACGGTCAGCCCGACGCGCTGGATCGTCTATGCCGGCTCCGTGTTCGCGGGCGCGTGGCTCGCGACGCAGCTGTTCTATCTCGCGCAGATTGCGCTGTGGTCGTTCATCAATCCAGGTTCGACCGCGTTCATGCGGACCGACGCATGGTGGTTGTCGCGCGACAATCCGCCCGCGCGGATCCAGCACCAGTGGGTGCCGTACGACCAGATCTCGCGCAATCTGAAGCGCGCGCTGATCGCGTCGGAGGATTCGACCTTCGCGACCAACAACGGCTACGACGTCGACGCGATCCTGCAGGCGTGGGAGAAGAACAAGGCGCGCGGACGGATCGTCGCGGGCGGCTCGACGATCACGCAGCAACTCGCGCGCAATCTGTTCCTGTCGCGCGAGAAGAGCTACATCCGCAAGGGGCAGGAACTCATCATCACGTGGATGCTCGAGACGGTGCTCGACAAGGAGCGGATCTTCGAGATCTACCTGAATTCCGTCGAATGGGGCCGCGGCGTGTACGGAGCCGAGGCCGCCGCCCGCTATTACTACAGGATTCCCGCGAGCCGGCTCGGCGCGTGGCAGTCGGCGCGTCTCGCGGTGATGCTGCCGAAGCCGCGCTGGTTCGACGCGCATCGCGGCTCGGCCTATCAGGCGCAACGCGCGGCCGTGATTGCCCGCCGGATGGGCGCCGCCGAACTTCCGCAATCGCAATGA
- a CDS encoding S10 family peptidase yields the protein MPASKAKLLLGVVFSSLILSACNDDVTSSSAAGTDNSADPAAQVDRPYNDPNSYSSSATASLDASAAVEKAAVTHHQITLNGKTIRYTATAGHLVARNPQTGAPEASFFYVAYTADNQPAAKRPVTFLYNGGPGSASVWLHLGSFGPKRIQTGDPNANTSTFPFVDNAESLLDTTDLVFVDAIGTGFSEAIAPNTNQTFWGVDQDGGAFRDFVTRYIAVNQRDASPKYLFGESYGTPRTDVLANLLETAGVKLDGIVLQSSILNYNANCDMASDYVGNSNNGASPVSCAGFVPSYGTVGAYYQLDNPNPTSLPQYADQMRQLTAGSYAPAVNAYLASHTPPTTTLVTTMVNSTGVKQALWNADFNVVPTFFDNSFQVSLIPGTLIGRYDARVNVPSSSPLAADGDPSSTFITKPFTDTIGSYLPNVLKYSAQSAYSVSSNAIQTWDWTHDGLAMPDTIPDLAAALTLNPSLKVLSLNGYHDIATPFYQTELDLARLGSQPNLTIKDYQGGHMVYLDDTSRPQEKADLVTFYNAAAH from the coding sequence ATGCCAGCGAGCAAAGCGAAGCTGTTGTTGGGGGTTGTGTTCTCTTCGCTGATTCTGTCGGCCTGCAACGACGACGTGACTTCGTCCTCGGCAGCAGGTACCGACAACTCAGCCGATCCCGCCGCTCAAGTGGACAGGCCGTACAACGATCCCAACAGTTATTCGTCGAGCGCGACCGCGTCGCTCGACGCGTCCGCCGCGGTCGAAAAGGCCGCCGTCACCCATCACCAGATCACGCTGAACGGCAAGACGATTCGCTACACGGCCACCGCCGGCCACCTCGTCGCGCGCAATCCGCAGACGGGCGCGCCCGAAGCATCGTTCTTCTACGTCGCGTACACCGCCGACAATCAGCCCGCGGCCAAGCGGCCCGTCACGTTCCTGTACAACGGCGGCCCCGGCTCCGCATCGGTGTGGCTGCATCTCGGCTCGTTCGGTCCGAAACGGATCCAGACGGGCGACCCGAATGCGAACACGTCGACCTTCCCGTTCGTCGACAACGCGGAAAGCCTGCTCGATACGACCGACCTCGTGTTCGTCGATGCGATCGGCACCGGCTTCTCGGAGGCGATCGCGCCGAACACGAACCAGACGTTCTGGGGTGTCGACCAGGACGGCGGCGCGTTTCGCGACTTCGTGACGCGCTACATCGCCGTGAACCAGCGCGACGCTTCGCCGAAATACCTGTTCGGCGAGTCGTACGGCACGCCGCGCACCGACGTGCTCGCGAACCTGCTCGAGACGGCCGGCGTGAAGCTCGACGGCATCGTGCTGCAGTCGTCGATCCTGAACTACAACGCGAACTGCGACATGGCGAGCGACTATGTCGGCAACTCGAACAACGGGGCGAGCCCCGTGAGCTGCGCGGGCTTCGTGCCGTCGTACGGCACGGTCGGCGCGTACTACCAGCTCGACAACCCGAACCCGACGAGCCTGCCGCAATACGCGGACCAGATGCGCCAGTTGACGGCAGGCAGCTACGCGCCCGCCGTGAACGCTTATCTCGCGAGCCACACGCCGCCGACGACGACGCTCGTCACGACGATGGTGAACTCGACCGGCGTGAAGCAGGCGCTGTGGAACGCGGACTTCAACGTCGTCCCGACCTTCTTCGACAACAGCTTCCAGGTATCGCTGATTCCGGGCACGCTGATCGGCCGCTACGACGCGCGCGTGAACGTGCCGTCGTCGAGCCCGCTCGCGGCGGACGGCGACCCGTCGAGCACGTTCATCACGAAGCCGTTCACCGACACGATCGGCAGCTACCTGCCGAACGTGCTCAAGTACAGCGCGCAGTCGGCGTATTCGGTCAGCAGCAATGCGATCCAGACCTGGGACTGGACGCACGACGGGCTCGCGATGCCGGACACGATTCCCGATCTTGCGGCTGCGCTGACGCTGAATCCGTCGCTGAAGGTGCTGTCGCTGAACGGGTATCACGACATCGCGACGCCGTTCTACCAGACCGAGCTCGATCTCGCGCGACTCGGCTCGCAACCGAACCTGACGATCAAGGACTATCAGGGTGGACACATGGTCTATCTCGACGATACGTCGCGTCCGCAGGAGAAAGCCGACCTCGTGACCTTCTACAACGCGGCCGCGCACTGA
- a CDS encoding EF-hand domain-containing protein yields MKKRFIVVAAALACAGVAASASVSAFAQASDTAAPARARQAQLGDPYVPPAARKPTAGTQTTGAALHAQVVRKLARQFGAADTQNTGSITEAQARAAGLGYVANHFRQIDASGSGRVSFSDVQRYMQARSTNQQ; encoded by the coding sequence ATGAAGAAACGTTTCATCGTCGTTGCCGCGGCGCTCGCATGCGCCGGCGTTGCAGCATCCGCATCGGTATCCGCGTTCGCGCAGGCGAGCGACACCGCCGCCCCGGCGCGCGCGCGCCAGGCGCAGCTCGGCGATCCATACGTGCCGCCGGCCGCGCGCAAGCCGACCGCCGGCACGCAGACGACGGGCGCCGCGCTGCACGCGCAGGTGGTGCGCAAGCTCGCGCGGCAGTTCGGCGCGGCCGATACGCAGAACACCGGTTCGATCACCGAAGCACAGGCGCGCGCGGCCGGCCTCGGCTATGTCGCGAATCACTTCCGGCAGATCGATGCGAGCGGTAGCGGTCGCGTGTCGTTCTCCGACGTGCAGCGCTACATGCAGGCGCGCAGCACGAACCAGCAGTAA
- a CDS encoding IclR family transcriptional regulator, translating into MTKMPDSLALDARRATPDDAPLTDTIGATSTPLDLAAQQAGTQTLLRGLAILEAIANGARDMRAIGAALGTTRSTTHRLVSSLVQARYLRQVQGGYLLGPKLIELGTIALEQMPLTAVARPHLEALAEATLDTIHLGVRDGDDVLYIDKIPGTRGLEMRSRVGHRMPLASTGIGKAMMLDLDPDLWRSLFEAARRALAGVNFKPDNRPETSAFLQRMAHYAAGGYTFDLEENEASIRCVAAPIRDASGAIVAAVSVASTIPYMPHDRMDELIPLVQREARAISAELGWSPPQGTRRIKR; encoded by the coding sequence ATGACCAAGATGCCCGATTCCCTTGCTCTCGACGCCCGGCGCGCGACGCCGGACGATGCGCCGCTTACCGACACCATCGGCGCGACCAGCACGCCGCTCGACCTCGCCGCGCAGCAGGCCGGCACGCAAACGCTGTTGCGCGGTCTCGCGATCCTCGAAGCGATCGCGAACGGCGCGCGCGACATGCGTGCGATCGGCGCCGCGCTCGGCACGACGCGCAGCACGACGCACCGTCTCGTCAGCAGCCTCGTGCAGGCGCGCTACCTGCGCCAGGTGCAAGGCGGCTACCTGCTTGGCCCGAAGCTGATCGAGCTCGGCACGATCGCGCTCGAACAGATGCCGCTCACGGCGGTCGCACGGCCGCACCTCGAGGCGCTCGCCGAAGCGACGCTCGACACGATCCACCTCGGCGTGCGCGACGGCGACGACGTGCTGTACATCGACAAGATTCCCGGCACGCGCGGTCTCGAGATGCGCTCGCGTGTCGGCCACCGGATGCCGCTCGCATCGACCGGCATCGGCAAGGCGATGATGCTCGACCTCGATCCGGACCTGTGGCGCTCGCTGTTCGAAGCTGCGCGGCGCGCGCTGGCCGGCGTCAACTTCAAGCCGGACAACCGGCCCGAGACGAGCGCGTTCCTGCAGCGCATGGCGCATTACGCGGCCGGCGGCTACACGTTCGACCTCGAGGAGAACGAGGCGTCGATCCGTTGCGTGGCCGCGCCGATCCGCGACGCGTCGGGCGCAATCGTCGCGGCCGTATCGGTCGCGAGCACGATTCCGTACATGCCGCACGACCGGATGGACGAACTGATTCCGCTCGTGCAGCGCGAAGCGCGAGCCATTTCCGCGGAACTGGGCTGGAGCCCGCCGCAGGGTACCCGCAGGATCAAACGATGA
- a CDS encoding 2-dehydro-3-deoxygalactonokinase: MTNSTRIVPDANSANPSLIALDWGTTSLRAYLFDAHGALLDTRSRAAGVMHVPAGGARAFDVVFEEACGDWLDRAPGVPVLAAGMVGSAQGWREAPYVEVPAGADALVAGLVTVTTARGTTVSIVPGVIATGELPDVMRGEETQIFGALANDPMLDADRSGVLIGLPGTHAKWAWVKDGLIERFQTFMTGELFAALRDHTILGRTMRTSATPDRAAFVRGVAVARGAQRAGLLATIFSTRTLGLTDRLAPDAQGDYLSGLLIGHELNALDAMLAERGVALANQPLLLIGDDGLCARYVDALNVFGCTHARVVAQATERGLWWIASRAGLVRADGEPVCADQ, translated from the coding sequence ATGACCAATTCGACCCGGATCGTTCCGGACGCCAACTCCGCCAACCCGTCGCTGATCGCGCTCGACTGGGGTACGACGTCGCTGCGCGCGTATCTGTTCGACGCGCACGGCGCGCTGCTCGACACGCGCAGCCGTGCCGCGGGCGTGATGCATGTGCCGGCCGGCGGCGCGCGCGCCTTCGACGTCGTGTTCGAGGAAGCGTGCGGCGACTGGCTCGACCGCGCGCCTGGCGTGCCGGTACTGGCGGCCGGGATGGTCGGCAGCGCGCAGGGCTGGCGCGAGGCGCCGTACGTCGAGGTGCCGGCCGGCGCCGACGCACTCGTCGCGGGGCTCGTCACGGTGACGACGGCGCGCGGCACGACGGTGTCGATCGTGCCGGGCGTGATCGCGACGGGCGAATTGCCCGACGTGATGCGCGGCGAGGAAACGCAGATATTCGGCGCACTCGCGAACGATCCCATGCTTGATGCAGATCGTTCAGGGGTACTGATCGGCTTGCCGGGCACGCATGCGAAGTGGGCATGGGTGAAGGACGGGCTCATCGAGCGCTTCCAGACCTTCATGACCGGCGAGTTGTTCGCTGCGCTGCGTGATCACACGATCCTCGGCCGCACGATGCGCACGAGCGCCACGCCCGACCGCGCGGCATTCGTGCGCGGCGTCGCGGTGGCCCGCGGCGCGCAGCGCGCGGGCCTGCTCGCGACGATCTTCAGCACGCGCACGCTCGGCCTGACCGACCGGCTCGCGCCCGATGCGCAGGGCGATTACCTGTCCGGGCTGCTGATCGGCCATGAGCTGAACGCGCTCGACGCGATGCTCGCGGAGCGCGGTGTCGCGCTCGCGAACCAGCCGCTGCTGCTGATCGGCGACGACGGATTGTGCGCACGCTATGTCGACGCGTTGAACGTATTCGGCTGCACGCATGCGCGCGTCGTCGCACAGGCGACCGAGCGCGGCTTGTGGTGGATCGCGTCGCGCGCCGGGCTCGTGCGTGCGGACGGCGAGCCCGTCTGCGCCGACCAATGA
- a CDS encoding 2-dehydro-3-deoxy-6-phosphogalactonate aldolase: protein MSSDLTLPAPYTPHAALMRAFDACPLIAIMRGITPDEAAEHGLALHEAGFRIVEVPLNSPDPFASIAALRRALPDDMIVGAGTVLRAEFVDRVRDAGGTLIVMPHSDATVIRRARECGLASAPGVATPTEAFAALANGADVLKMFPAEQLGVSVVKAWRAVIDRAVPLIPVGGISPDNMQPFLAAGANGFGLGSALYRPGQSADATAANARAFQAGLRVARGGAA from the coding sequence ATGTCGTCCGACCTTACGTTGCCCGCACCGTACACGCCGCACGCCGCGCTGATGCGCGCGTTCGACGCGTGTCCGCTGATCGCGATCATGCGCGGCATCACGCCTGACGAAGCAGCCGAGCACGGCCTCGCATTGCACGAAGCGGGCTTCCGGATCGTCGAGGTGCCGCTCAACTCGCCCGACCCGTTCGCCAGCATCGCGGCGCTGCGCCGCGCGTTGCCCGACGACATGATCGTCGGCGCCGGCACCGTGCTGCGCGCCGAATTCGTCGACCGCGTGCGCGACGCCGGCGGCACGCTGATCGTGATGCCGCACAGCGACGCGACCGTGATCCGCCGCGCGCGCGAGTGCGGGCTGGCCAGCGCGCCGGGCGTCGCGACGCCAACCGAGGCGTTCGCCGCGCTCGCGAACGGCGCCGACGTGCTGAAGATGTTCCCGGCCGAGCAACTTGGCGTGTCCGTCGTGAAGGCATGGCGCGCGGTGATCGACCGCGCGGTGCCGCTGATTCCGGTCGGCGGAATTTCCCCGGACAACATGCAGCCGTTCCTCGCGGCCGGAGCCAACGGGTTCGGGCTCGGGTCGGCGCTGTATCGCCCCGGCCAGTCGGCGGACGCGACCGCCGCGAACGCGCGCGCGTTCCAGGCCGGCTTGCGCGTCGCGCGCGGTGGAGCCGCATGA
- a CDS encoding SDR family oxidoreductase → MGRLAGKVAMVTGAGRGIGAAIARAFVREGAAVALVDLDFPQARHTAAAIAHEYDGARALPLQADVARQESVRDALAQTEAAFGPLDVLVNNAGINVFADPLTMTDDDWRRCFAVDLDGVWHGCRAALPGMVERGRGSIVNIASTHAFRIIPGCFPYPVAKHGVLGLTRALGIEYAARNVRVNAIAPGYIETQLTRDWWDAQADPAAARAETLALQPMKRIGKPEEVAMTAVFLASDEAPFINAACITVDGGRAALYHD, encoded by the coding sequence ATGGGCCGCCTCGCGGGCAAGGTCGCGATGGTGACGGGTGCGGGCCGTGGCATCGGCGCCGCGATCGCGCGTGCGTTCGTGCGCGAAGGCGCGGCAGTTGCGCTCGTCGATCTCGACTTTCCGCAGGCGCGGCACACGGCCGCCGCGATTGCACACGAATACGACGGCGCGCGCGCGTTGCCGCTGCAGGCGGATGTCGCACGGCAGGAGTCGGTGCGCGACGCGCTTGCGCAGACCGAAGCCGCATTCGGCCCGCTCGACGTGCTCGTGAACAACGCGGGCATCAACGTGTTCGCCGATCCGCTGACGATGACCGACGATGACTGGCGGCGCTGCTTCGCGGTCGATCTCGACGGCGTGTGGCACGGCTGCCGCGCGGCGCTGCCGGGGATGGTCGAACGCGGTCGCGGCAGCATCGTGAACATCGCATCGACGCATGCGTTCCGGATCATCCCGGGCTGCTTTCCGTATCCGGTCGCGAAGCACGGCGTGCTGGGCCTCACGCGTGCGCTCGGCATCGAATACGCGGCGCGCAACGTGCGCGTGAACGCGATCGCGCCCGGCTATATCGAGACCCAGCTCACGCGCGACTGGTGGGACGCGCAGGCCGACCCGGCCGCGGCGCGCGCCGAGACGCTCGCGCTGCAGCCGATGAAGCGGATCGGCAAGCCGGAGGAAGTCGCGATGACGGCCGTGTTCCTGGCCTCCGACGAGGCGCCGTTCATCAATGCCGCGTGCATCACCGTCGACGGCGGGCGCGCGGCGCTGTACCACGACTGA
- a CDS encoding arabinose ABC transporter substrate-binding protein — MKRRTFVTLAAAAAVVIGSPVAHAADPVKIGFLVKQPEEPWFQDEWKFAEIAAKNKGFTLVKIGAPSGEKVMSAIDNLSAQKAQGFIICTPDVKLGPGIVAKAKSHNLKMMTVDDRLVDGAGKPIEAVPHMGISAYNIGKQVGDGIAAEIKKRGWDMKDVGAIDITYEQLPTAHDRTSGATDALVAAGFPKANVIAAPQAKTDTENAFNAANIALTKNPQFKHWVAYGLNDEAVLGAVRAAEGRGFKADNMIGIGIGGSDSALNEFKKPQPTGFYGTVIISPKRHGEETSDLMYAWITQGKAPPALTLTTGMLATRDNVSKVREEMGLASK; from the coding sequence ATGAAACGCAGAACCTTCGTTACGCTGGCCGCAGCGGCGGCAGTGGTGATCGGCAGCCCGGTCGCGCACGCGGCCGACCCGGTCAAGATCGGCTTCCTGGTGAAGCAGCCGGAAGAGCCGTGGTTCCAGGACGAATGGAAGTTCGCCGAGATCGCGGCGAAGAACAAGGGCTTCACGCTCGTGAAGATCGGCGCGCCGTCGGGCGAGAAGGTGATGAGCGCGATCGACAACCTGTCCGCGCAGAAGGCGCAGGGCTTCATCATCTGCACGCCCGACGTGAAGCTCGGGCCGGGCATCGTCGCGAAGGCGAAGTCGCACAACCTGAAGATGATGACGGTCGACGATCGCCTCGTCGACGGCGCGGGCAAGCCGATCGAGGCGGTGCCGCACATGGGCATCTCCGCGTACAACATCGGCAAGCAGGTCGGCGACGGCATCGCGGCCGAGATCAAGAAGCGCGGCTGGGACATGAAGGACGTCGGCGCGATCGACATCACCTACGAGCAACTGCCGACCGCGCATGACCGCACGAGCGGCGCGACCGACGCGCTGGTGGCAGCCGGCTTCCCGAAGGCGAACGTGATCGCGGCGCCGCAGGCGAAGACCGACACCGAGAACGCGTTCAATGCGGCGAACATCGCGCTCACCAAGAACCCGCAGTTCAAGCACTGGGTCGCGTACGGCCTGAACGACGAGGCCGTGCTTGGCGCGGTGCGCGCGGCGGAAGGACGCGGCTTCAAGGCGGACAACATGATCGGCATCGGCATCGGCGGCTCCGATTCGGCGCTCAACGAATTCAAGAAGCCGCAGCCGACGGGCTTCTACGGCACCGTGATCATCAGCCCGAAGCGCCACGGCGAGGAAACCTCGGATCTGATGTACGCATGGATCACGCAGGGCAAGGCACCGCCGGCGCTGACGCTGACGACCGGCATGCTCGCGACGCGTGACAACGTGTCGAAGGTGCGCGAGGAGATGGGGCTCGCATCGAAGTAA
- the araG gene encoding L-arabinose ABC transporter ATP-binding protein AraG: MSAALRFDNIGKVFPGVRALDGISFDVHAGEVHGLMGENGAGKSTLLKILGGEYQPDAGSVLVDGQPVHFSSAAASIAAGIAVIHQELQYVPDLTVAENLLLGRLPNALGWVKKGEAKRHVRERLAAMGVDLDPDAKLGRLSIAQRQMVEICKALMRNARVIALDEPTSSLSHRETEVLFKLVDDLRAQGRALIYISHRMDEIYRLCDACTIFRDGRKIASHESLADVPRERLVAEMVGREIADIYHYAPRALGDVRFSAEGVDGPALREPASFSVRAGEIVGFFGLVGAGRSELMRLVYGADRRRAGALTLDGKRIDVKRTGDAIRHGIVLCPEDRKEEGIIAMASVAENINISCRRHSLRAGLFIDRKTETETADRFIQRLKIKTPNRRQKIRFLSGGNQQKAILSRWLAEPDLKVVILDEPTRGIDVGAKHEIYDVIYRLAERGCAIVMVSSELPEVLGVSDRIVVMREGRIAGELPREQANEHAVLSLALPQTSVVEAADAV; this comes from the coding sequence GTGTCAGCGGCACTGCGTTTTGACAATATCGGCAAGGTATTTCCCGGCGTGCGCGCACTCGACGGCATCTCGTTCGACGTGCACGCGGGCGAGGTGCATGGCCTGATGGGCGAGAACGGCGCGGGCAAGTCGACGCTGCTGAAGATTCTCGGCGGCGAATACCAGCCCGATGCGGGCAGCGTGCTGGTCGACGGCCAGCCCGTGCATTTCTCGAGTGCGGCCGCGTCGATCGCGGCCGGCATTGCGGTGATTCACCAGGAACTCCAGTACGTGCCCGACCTGACGGTCGCGGAGAACCTGCTGCTCGGCCGCTTGCCGAACGCGCTCGGCTGGGTGAAAAAAGGCGAGGCGAAGCGCCACGTGCGCGAGCGGCTCGCGGCGATGGGCGTCGATCTCGATCCCGACGCGAAACTCGGGCGGCTGTCGATCGCGCAGCGGCAGATGGTCGAGATCTGCAAGGCGCTGATGCGCAACGCGCGCGTGATCGCGCTCGACGAACCGACGAGCTCGCTGTCGCACCGCGAGACCGAGGTGCTGTTCAAGCTCGTCGACGACCTGCGCGCGCAGGGTCGCGCGCTGATCTACATCTCGCACCGGATGGACGAGATCTACCGGTTGTGCGATGCGTGCACGATCTTCCGCGACGGGCGCAAGATCGCGTCGCACGAATCGCTCGCCGACGTGCCGCGCGAGCGGTTGGTCGCCGAGATGGTCGGGCGCGAGATCGCCGATATCTATCACTACGCGCCGCGTGCGCTCGGCGACGTGCGGTTTTCCGCCGAAGGCGTCGACGGCCCCGCGTTGCGCGAACCCGCGAGCTTCTCGGTGCGCGCGGGCGAGATCGTCGGCTTCTTCGGGCTGGTCGGCGCGGGCCGCAGCGAACTGATGCGGCTCGTGTACGGCGCGGACCGCCGGCGCGCGGGCGCGCTGACGCTCGACGGCAAGCGCATCGACGTGAAGCGCACCGGCGACGCGATCCGCCACGGCATCGTGCTGTGCCCGGAGGATCGCAAGGAGGAAGGGATCATCGCGATGGCGTCGGTCGCGGAGAACATCAACATCAGCTGCCGCCGCCATTCGCTGCGCGCGGGGCTGTTCATCGACCGCAAGACCGAGACCGAAACGGCCGACCGCTTCATCCAGCGGCTGAAGATCAAGACGCCGAACCGGCGGCAGAAGATCCGCTTCCTGTCGGGCGGCAATCAGCAGAAGGCGATCCTGTCGCGCTGGCTCGCGGAGCCCGACCTGAAGGTCGTGATCCTCGACGAGCCGACGCGCGGCATCGACGTCGGCGCGAAGCACGAGATCTACGACGTGATCTACCGGCTCGCGGAGCGCGGCTGCGCGATCGTGATGGTGTCGTCGGAATTGCCGGAAGTGCTCGGCGTGTCCGACCGCATCGTCGTGATGCGAGAAGGCCGCATCGCGGGCGAGCTGCCGCGCGAGCAGGCGAACGAGCATGCGGTGCTGAGCCTCGCGCTGCCGCAGACGAGCGTCGTCGAGGCAGCTGACGCAGTTTGA
- the araH gene encoding L-arabinose ABC transporter permease AraH, translating into MQVRENLASAAVKPSADALVPQQSDRQKWWQHLTEYSLIAIFAVMFLTMSLTVDHFFSIDNMLGLALSISQIGMVACTMMFCLASRDFDLSIGSTVAFSGVLCAMVLNATDNTFVAIVAAVAAGAAIGFVNGAVIAYLRINALITTLATMEIVRGLGFIVSKGQAVGVSSDTFIALGGLSLFGVSLPIWVTLMCFIVFGVLLNQTVYGRNTLAIGGNPEASRLAGINVERTRVYIFLIQGAVTALAGVILASRITSGQPNAAQGFELNVISACVLGGVSLMGGRATISGVVIGVLIMGTVENVMNLLNIDAFYQYLVRGAILLAAVLLDQLKNRGVRD; encoded by the coding sequence ATGCAAGTCAGGGAAAACCTCGCCAGCGCAGCCGTGAAGCCGTCGGCCGACGCGCTGGTTCCACAACAGAGCGACCGCCAGAAGTGGTGGCAGCATCTCACCGAATACAGCCTGATCGCGATCTTCGCGGTGATGTTCTTGACGATGTCGCTGACGGTCGATCACTTCTTCTCGATCGACAACATGCTCGGCCTCGCGCTGTCGATCTCGCAGATCGGGATGGTCGCGTGCACGATGATGTTCTGTCTGGCCTCGCGCGACTTCGACCTGTCGATCGGCTCGACCGTCGCGTTCTCGGGCGTGCTGTGCGCGATGGTGCTGAACGCGACCGACAACACGTTCGTCGCGATCGTCGCGGCGGTCGCGGCAGGCGCCGCGATCGGCTTCGTGAACGGCGCGGTGATCGCATACCTGCGCATCAACGCGCTGATCACGACGCTCGCGACGATGGAAATCGTGCGCGGGCTCGGCTTCATCGTGTCGAAGGGGCAGGCGGTCGGCGTGTCGTCCGATACGTTCATCGCGCTCGGCGGGCTGTCGCTCTTCGGCGTCTCGCTGCCGATCTGGGTCACGCTCATGTGCTTCATCGTGTTCGGCGTGCTGCTGAACCAGACCGTGTACGGCCGCAATACGCTCGCGATCGGCGGCAATCCCGAGGCGTCGCGCCTCGCGGGGATCAACGTCGAACGCACGCGCGTATACATCTTCCTGATCCAGGGCGCGGTGACGGCGCTCGCCGGCGTGATCCTCGCATCGCGCATCACGTCGGGCCAGCCGAACGCCGCGCAGGGCTTCGAGCTGAACGTGATCTCCGCGTGCGTGCTCGGCGGCGTGTCGCTGATGGGCGGCCGCGCGACGATTTCAGGCGTCGTGATCGGCGTGCTGATCATGGGCACCGTCGAGAACGTGATGAACCTGCTGAACATCGACGCGTTCTACCAGTACCTGGTGCGCGGCGCGATCCTGCTCGCGGCCGTGCTGCTCGACCAGCTGAAGAATCGCGGCGTACGCGACTGA